One region of Mycolicibacterium rhodesiae NBB3 genomic DNA includes:
- a CDS encoding dynamin family protein, protein MTQPSDPRKAGEPARPVKVIVELIDHTSKIADTNERGDLVERLARAKARITDPQIRVVIAGQLKQGKSQLLNSLLNVPVSRVGDDESTVLPTVVSYSENTSAKLIVARPDGAEPEAIDIEMADIKNDLRRAPQAGGREVLRVEVTAASPLLKNGLAFVDTPGVGGHGQPHLSATLGLLPDADALLMCSDTSQEFTEPELTFMRQAFEICPLATIIATKTDLYPHWRTIVETNKGHLDRAGLPIPIIPSSSLLRSHAIQLNDKELNEESNFGAIVKFLGDQVLSRQNDHIRDQVLAEIRSSAEHLTLKVDTELAALNDPDVRERLKAELERRKEEASDALQQTALWQQVLNDGIADLTADIDHDLRGRFRIISQHIEKEIDSCDPTQHWAEIGTELENAIATAVGDNFVWAYQRAQVLAEEVGRTFTEAGLDAVKMPQIDAREMGASLGEVKSLASLEAKPVGKVRKLTMGMQGSYGGVLMFGMMTSFAGLGMFNPLSLGAGLLMGRSAYRENMDNRMMRVRNEAKLNARRFIDDVSFVVNKESRDRLKGIQRQLRDHYRGIANQTTRSLNESLQATIASAKLEENERDTRVKELERQLNILKQVTDHAEKLAVQGT, encoded by the coding sequence ATGACGCAGCCAAGTGATCCCCGCAAGGCCGGCGAGCCGGCCAGACCGGTGAAGGTGATCGTCGAGCTGATCGACCACACCAGCAAGATCGCCGATACGAATGAGCGCGGTGATCTGGTCGAACGCCTGGCGAGGGCCAAGGCTCGGATCACCGACCCGCAGATCCGGGTGGTGATCGCCGGGCAGCTCAAGCAGGGCAAGAGTCAGCTGCTCAACTCGCTGCTGAACGTCCCGGTGTCCCGCGTCGGCGACGACGAGAGCACGGTGCTGCCGACCGTGGTGTCCTACAGCGAGAACACCTCGGCGAAGCTGATCGTCGCGCGGCCCGACGGGGCGGAGCCCGAGGCGATCGACATCGAGATGGCCGACATCAAAAACGACCTGCGCCGCGCCCCGCAGGCGGGCGGGCGCGAGGTGCTGCGGGTCGAGGTCACCGCCGCCAGCCCCCTGCTCAAGAACGGACTGGCGTTCGTGGACACGCCGGGGGTCGGCGGGCACGGTCAGCCGCATCTTTCGGCGACGCTGGGGCTGCTGCCGGATGCCGACGCGCTCTTGATGTGCAGCGACACCAGCCAGGAGTTCACCGAACCCGAATTGACCTTCATGCGGCAGGCATTCGAAATCTGCCCGCTGGCAACGATCATCGCCACCAAGACCGACCTGTATCCGCACTGGCGCACCATCGTCGAGACCAACAAGGGGCATTTGGATCGCGCGGGTTTGCCCATTCCGATCATCCCGTCGTCCTCGCTGCTGCGCAGCCACGCGATCCAGCTCAACGACAAGGAACTCAACGAGGAGTCCAACTTCGGAGCCATCGTCAAGTTCCTCGGCGACCAGGTGCTCTCCCGGCAGAACGACCACATTCGCGATCAGGTCCTCGCCGAGATACGTTCGTCCGCAGAACATCTGACCCTCAAAGTGGACACCGAGCTGGCGGCGCTCAACGATCCCGATGTTCGCGAGAGGCTCAAGGCGGAACTCGAGCGTCGCAAGGAGGAAGCCTCCGACGCGCTGCAGCAGACAGCGCTCTGGCAGCAGGTCCTCAACGACGGAATCGCCGATCTCACAGCCGATATCGATCACGATCTGCGCGGCCGGTTCCGGATCATCAGCCAGCACATCGAAAAAGAGATCGACTCCTGCGATCCGACGCAGCACTGGGCCGAGATCGGCACCGAGTTGGAGAACGCGATCGCCACCGCGGTAGGGGACAACTTCGTCTGGGCCTACCAACGCGCCCAGGTGCTGGCCGAAGAGGTCGGCCGAACCTTCACCGAGGCCGGTCTCGACGCGGTCAAGATGCCGCAGATCGATGCCCGGGAGATGGGCGCCAGCCTCGGCGAGGTCAAATCGCTGGCCAGTCTGGAGGCCAAGCCGGTCGGTAAGGTCCGCAAGCTCACGATGGGCATGCAGGGGTCCTACGGCGGTGTGCTGATGTTCGGCATGATGACGTCGTTCGCGGGCCTCGGCATGTTCAACCCGCTGTCGCTGGGCGCCGGTCTACTGATGGGCCGCAGCGCCTACCGAGAGAACATGGACAACCGCATGATGCGGGTACGCAACGAGGCGAAGCTGAACGCCCGCCGGTTCATCGACGACGTCTCCTTCGTCGTCAACAAGGAATCGCGAGATCGGCTCAAGGGCATCCAGCGACAACTGCGTGATCACTATCGCGGCATCGCCAACCA
- a CDS encoding IniB N-terminal domain-containing protein: protein MTNVIDWLLDLFRDPVRAQEFITDPSRSMVAAGVSNVTAAQVQAVAATVAPAALVHGGGDPVYGLQQAVAQTHGIAFAPQRQTDVLSNNDTLSHNDTRFMSPDTHIANSAGEDQQQGVGNFDLDFGDITLGDKTSNTATDGGVVNTGTAGDIDTTNVEGDGNVVGDDNENVNTGDIDDSNVNIGEDNDIDDSGDQTAGGDVISDNDGPVINDNDMSGGNGGGAVGGDGGGGLIGIGNDGGNASGGAGGSGGGVVIVDNDTSSIGGNQTTVDGDASGDVSGGFATVDNSGQDHSVDTSVDNSAQVDSSVDNSAQVDTSIDVDNSVDASLF from the coding sequence ATGACGAACGTAATCGACTGGCTCCTCGACCTCTTCCGTGATCCGGTTCGGGCACAGGAGTTCATCACCGACCCGAGCCGCTCCATGGTTGCGGCCGGCGTCTCCAACGTGACTGCGGCCCAGGTTCAGGCCGTCGCCGCCACGGTGGCGCCTGCGGCACTCGTCCACGGCGGCGGCGACCCGGTCTACGGGCTGCAGCAGGCCGTTGCCCAGACCCACGGCATCGCGTTCGCCCCGCAGCGCCAGACCGACGTGCTGTCGAACAACGACACACTCAGCCACAACGACACCCGCTTCATGAGCCCTGACACCCACATCGCCAACTCGGCGGGCGAGGACCAGCAGCAGGGTGTCGGCAACTTCGACCTCGACTTCGGTGACATCACCCTCGGTGACAAGACCTCCAACACCGCCACCGACGGCGGCGTGGTCAACACCGGCACCGCGGGTGACATCGACACCACCAACGTCGAGGGTGACGGCAACGTGGTCGGCGACGACAACGAGAACGTCAACACCGGCGACATCGACGACTCGAACGTCAACATCGGTGAGGACAACGACATCGACGACAGCGGCGACCAGACCGCCGGCGGCGACGTCATCTCGGACAACGACGGACCCGTCATCAACGACAACGACATGAGCGGCGGCAACGGTGGCGGCGCGGTCGGCGGAGACGGCGGCGGGGGCCTCATCGGCATCGGCAATGACGGCGGCAACGCGTCGGGCGGGGCCGGCGGTTCCGGTGGCGGCGTTGTGATCGTCGACAACGACACCAGCAGCATCGGCGGAAACCAGACCACCGTCGACGGCGATGCGTCGGGTGATGTCTCCGGCGGCTTCGCCACCGTGGACAACTCCGGCCAGGACCACTCGGTGGACACCTCCGTCGACAACTCGGCCCAGGTGGACAGCTCCGTCGACAACTCGGCCCAGGTGGACACTTCCATCGACGTCGACAACTCGGTCGACGCCAGCCTGTTCTGA